The proteins below come from a single Eriocheir sinensis breed Jianghai 21 chromosome 11, ASM2467909v1, whole genome shotgun sequence genomic window:
- the LOC126996942 gene encoding merlin-like yields the protein MPLRKLFWGRSSKSFPVKIVTLDAELEFSLPWRASGRELFELVSRTIGLRETWYFGLQYEDSKNNFAWLKMEKKVQDQDIPRRSPVPFVFLAKFYPEDVSEELVQEVTQHLFFLQVKQSILSMDIYCPPEMSVLLASYAVQAKFGDYDPATYQSGALAMEELLPQRVINQYQMTPEMWEERIRIWYADHQGMTRDEAEMEYLKIAQDLGMYGVNYFNITNKKQTELWLGVTALGLNVYESENKLEPKISFPWSEIRNISVDDRKFTIRPTDKTAPNFVFFSKNSRMNKLILDLSIGNHDLFKRRRKPDTIEVQQMKAAAREEKRRRQIEKDKLAREKHLREEVERQKAELEQRLFQYQEEMRAANDALRRSEETAELLVEKSRIAEEESILLTQKASEAEQECQRAHLISAKTQEEKMMMEHKVREAEMLVSTLVEEGERRATESDRLQQELIRARIAEKQAKEKLGSFIQSFNASISHSAANSTALNASSSLLNATSSLLHSSTPHLAASTSMSHGLASNSHHMTIGSTGDLPDLTLGGSTDALGPSYSRPHDLTSLDLLNDTDVDQLSLEIEKERGEYLERSRHLQQQLQHLKSEIEVLKVEENQTVLDAVYHEQLRSGETKYSTLRRTRSGTTKTRVAFFEEL from the exons ATGCCCCTGCGGAAGCTGTTTTGGGGCCGCAGCTCCAAGTCATTTCCAGTGAAAATTGTAACACTGGATGCTGAGCTGGAGTTCAGCTTGCCATGGCGTGCATCAGGCCGGGAGCTGTTTGAGCTGGTGAGCCGCACCATTGGCCTACGCGAGACCTGGTACTTTGGCCTTCAGTATGAGGACTCCAAGAACAACTTCGCCTGGCTCAAGATGGAGAAGAAG GTTCAGGATCAGGACATTCCAAGGCGATCTCCAGTGCCATTCGTCTTCCTGGCTAAATTTTATCCCGAGGACGTGAGCGAGGAGCTGGTGCAGGAGGTGACCCAGCACCTCTTCTTCCTGCAG GTCAAACAGTCCATCCTCAGCATGGACATTTACTGCCCACCAGAGATGTCAGTCCTCCTCGCCTCATATGCCGTGCAGGCCAAATTTGGTGACTATGACCCAGCCACGTACCAAAGTGGGGCACTAGCCATGGAGGAGCTGCTGCCCCAGAGAGTCATCAA cCAATACCAGATGACGCCAGAGATGTGGGAGGAGCGCATCAGGATATGGTACGCCGACCACCAGGGCATGACAAGGGACGAGGCAGAGATGGAGTACCTGAAGATAGCACAAGATCTCGGCATGTATGGCGTCAACTACTTCAACATCACCAACAAGAAGCAAACTGAGCTGTGGCTAG GAGTAACCGCACTGGGTCTCAACGTCTACGAGAGCGAAAACAAACTGGAGCCCAAGATCAGCTTCCCGTGGTCTGAAATCCGTAACATCAGCGTAGACGACCGCAAGTTTACCATACGACCGACCGACAAGACCGCGCCCAACTTTGTCTTTTTCTCCAAGAACTCGCGCATGAACAAGCTCATTCTGGACCTGAGCATCGGCAACCACGACCTGTTTAAGCGCCGGCGTAAACCCGACACGATAGAGGTCCAGCAGATGAAGGCGGCAGCACGAGAGGAGAAGAGacggagacag aTCGAAAAGGACAAGCTGGCCCGAGAGAAGCatctgagggaggaggtggagcgtCAGAAGGCAGAGTTGGAGCAGCGCCTTTTTCAGTACCAAGAGGAGATGAGGGCTGCTAATGATGCTCTCAGGAG ATCAGAGGAGACTGCCGAGCTCCTGGTTGAAAAGTCGCGTATTGCTGAGGAGGAGAGCATTTTGTTGACCCAAAAGGCTTCAGAGGCTGAGCAAGAATGCCAGCGTGCTCACTTGATCTCTGCCAAGACgcaagaagagaaaatgatgatggaacataag GTGAGAGAGGCGGAGATGCTAGTCTCAAcactggtggaggaaggggagcggCGAGCGACAGAGTCCGATAGGCTACAACAAGAGCTGATCCGTGCACGCATCGCCGAGAAACAAGCCAAAGAGAAACTGGGCTCCTTCATACAGAGCTTCAATGCCTCCATCAGCCACTCTGCCGCCAACTCCACCGCACtgaatgcctcctcctccctcctcaatgCCACCTCCTCCCTGCTTCACTCTTCCACACCTCACCTGGCAGCCTCCACTTCAATGTCCCATGG TCTGGCCAGCAACAGTCACCACATGACCATTGGCTCAACCGGAGACCTGCCTGACCTCACCCTCGGAGGAAGCACAGATGCCTTGGGACCCTCGTACTCTCGGCCCCATGACCTCACTTCCCTCGACCTACTCAATGACACCGACGTCGATCAGCTCAGCCTAGAGATTGAGAAGGAGCGTGGGGAGTACCTGGAGCGCTCCCGCCACCTCCAGCAGCAGCTACAGCATCTTAAATCAGAAATTGAG GtgttgaaggtggaggagaacCAGACTGTGCTTGATGCCGTGTACCATGAGCAGCTGCGTTCAGGGGAAACAAAATACTCAACCTTGCGTCGCACTCGCTCCGGCACCACCAAGACTCGCGTTGCCTTCTTCGAGGAGCTCTAG
- the LOC126996941 gene encoding glucose dehydrogenase [FAD, quinone]-like isoform X1, with translation MVTLYVFQRRHVGNRTTRRLVTDWDSEHRRRDRLHTHPPQDVTFRDLYIVCAVSLSSSSSSVSPWSSIIPVRKMGVINLTAPFVSVLLTLAGSFLYYGAHEGLPPIPQHPVQQDYDFIVVGAGSAGSVVASRLAQAGYSVLVLEAGAPPPVAASVPGLAPLLLGESYDWNYATVPQRSGLGGFKKNSYKLSAGKTLGGTSSINWLMYVRGNRRDFDQWETMGNTGWGYEDVLKYFLKAENYQGTRHLDSDSNYGKGGPLTLEDLPYLSPVSQGILEAGIELGYNVGNPNGKEQIGFAVPVVTTESGYRTSTADAYLHPSSFYYVNKLHVLTNAHVVKVLFNDEKRAIGVAYEHKGKLTTVAARSEVILSAGAIGSPKILMLSGVGPAYHLAFHGIPIMHDLPGVGSNFHDHVSVSGLTWTTRKGTSYSLKSLTKPSVLLDFKKKRQGPLTTAFGIEVFAWTESEGDQPLWPDLQHLFSTFTLALDYGWKAALVAGYRPEIYGPYFANVMGKEGYSAYPELLRPKSRGTVRLTSTDYKQPPRVDPNYLSHPDDILTLLKGIKFVLQVGNTTVMRENFDALFNSKPLPGCDHLEPFSDDYWICYIRHMATTGYHIAGSCKMGPETDTFAVVDPSLKVYGVSGLRVVDASIMPAVTSGNTNAPTIMIGEKAADMITEEWNGKVLLSLQQFLNATIPASIDALVE, from the exons CAGGCTCCACACACACCCGCCCCAGGATGTGACGTTTCGTGATTTATACATCGTTTGTGCTGTGTCactttcatcgtcatcatcatcagtgtcGCCGTGGTCATCTATCATTCCTGTAAG AAAGATGGGTGTTATCAACTTGACGGCCCCGTTCGTCTCCGTGCTGCTGACTCTGGCCGGTTCCTTCCTCTACTACGGGGCTCACGAGGGATTGCCCCCCATACCACAGCACCCCGTCCAGCAGGATTACGACTTCATAGTGG TTGGTGCGGGCTCGGCTGGCTCTGTGGTGGCGTCTCGGCTGGCCCAGGCTGGCTACTCCgtgctggtgctggaggctgGAGCTCCGCCGCCCGTCGCCGCCTCCGTCCCTGGGCTGGCGCCTCTCCTGCTGGGGGAGTCTTATGATTGGAACTACGCCACGGTGCCGCAGAGAAGTGGACTCGGCGGCTTCAAGAAAAAT TCGTACAAGCTCTCTGCCGGCAAGACCTTGGGCGGCACCTCCAGCATCAACTGGCTCATGTACGTGCGAGGCAACAGGCGGGACTTCGACCAGTGGGAGACCATGGGGAACACCGGCTGGGGCTACGAGGATGTGCTCAAGTACTTCCTCAAGGCCGAGAACTACCAAGGCACCCGACACTTGGATTCAG ATTCAAACTATGGCAAGGGCGGGCCGCTCACTCTCGAGGACCTCCCGTACCTGTCCCCGGTGTCCCAAGGCATTCTGGAGGCTGGAATCGAGCTGGGCTACAACGTCGGCAACCCCAACGGAAAGGAACAGATTG GATTCGCCGTGCCCGTTGTCACCACGGAGTCGGGGTATCGCACCTCCACCGCCGACGcctacctccatccctcttccttctactacgTCAATAAACTTCACGTGCTTACTAATGCCCACGTTGTTAAG GTGCTATTCAACGACGAGAAGCGAGCCATCGGTGTGGCTTACGAGCACAAGGGCAAG TTGACGACCGTGGCTGCCAGGTCTGAGGTGATCTTGTCCGCTGGTGCGATCGGCTCTCCCAAAATTCTCATGCTGTCTGGTGTCGGGCCCGCCTACCACCTAGCGTTCCACGGG ATTCCCATCATGCACGACCTCCCCGGCGTCGGTTCAAACTTCCACGACCATGTGAGTGTGTCTGGCCTCACCTGGACCACTAGAAAGGGCACCTCGTACTCCCTCAAGTCCCTGACCAAGCCCAGCGTGCTCCTCGACTTCAAGAAAAAGAGACAAG GTCCTCTCACCACCGCCTTTGGAATCGAGGTCTTCGCCTGGACCGAGTCAGAAGGGGACCAGCCACTGTGGCCTGACCTGCAGCACCTGTTCTCTACCTTCACCCTGGCTCTGGACTACGGCTGGAAGGCTGCTTTGGTCGCTGGTTATAGGCCTGAG ATCTACGGACCTTACTTCGCTAACGTGATGGGCAAGGAGGGATACAGCGCCTACCCTGAACTCCTGAGGCCCAAGAGTCGCGGCACGGTGAGGCTCACATCGACAGACTACAAACAGCCCCCGAGAGTGGACCCCAACTACCTAAGCCACCCCGACGACATCTTGACCCTGCTTAAAG gcATCAAGTTCGTGCTGCAAGTTGGCAACACTACCGTCATGAGGGAGAACTTCGACGCCCTGTTCAACTCCAAG CCCCTACCAGGATGCGACCATCTCGAGCCATTCTCTGACGACTACTGGATCTGCTACATCAGGCACATGGCCACCACTGGTTACCACATCGCCGGTTCCTGCAAGATGGGACCCGAAACTGATACCTTTGCTGTGGTGGATCCCAGTCTCAA gGTGTACGGCGTGTCGGGGCTGCGGGTGGTGGACGCTTCCATCATGCCGGCGGTCACCTCAGGGAACACCAACGCCCCCACCATCATGATCGGCGAGAAGGCGGCGGACATGATCACCGAGGAGTGGAACGGCAAAGTGCTCCTCTCACTCCAACAATTCCTCAACGCTACGATCCCGGCATCCATTGACGCGCTGGTGGAGTAA
- the LOC126996941 gene encoding glucose dehydrogenase [FAD, quinone]-like isoform X2 translates to MHVKMGVINLTAPFVSVLLTLAGSFLYYGAHEGLPPIPQHPVQQDYDFIVVGAGSAGSVVASRLAQAGYSVLVLEAGAPPPVAASVPGLAPLLLGESYDWNYATVPQRSGLGGFKKNSYKLSAGKTLGGTSSINWLMYVRGNRRDFDQWETMGNTGWGYEDVLKYFLKAENYQGTRHLDSDSNYGKGGPLTLEDLPYLSPVSQGILEAGIELGYNVGNPNGKEQIGFAVPVVTTESGYRTSTADAYLHPSSFYYVNKLHVLTNAHVVKVLFNDEKRAIGVAYEHKGKLTTVAARSEVILSAGAIGSPKILMLSGVGPAYHLAFHGIPIMHDLPGVGSNFHDHVSVSGLTWTTRKGTSYSLKSLTKPSVLLDFKKKRQGPLTTAFGIEVFAWTESEGDQPLWPDLQHLFSTFTLALDYGWKAALVAGYRPEIYGPYFANVMGKEGYSAYPELLRPKSRGTVRLTSTDYKQPPRVDPNYLSHPDDILTLLKGIKFVLQVGNTTVMRENFDALFNSKPLPGCDHLEPFSDDYWICYIRHMATTGYHIAGSCKMGPETDTFAVVDPSLKVYGVSGLRVVDASIMPAVTSGNTNAPTIMIGEKAADMITEEWNGKVLLSLQQFLNATIPASIDALVE, encoded by the exons ATGCATGT AAAGATGGGTGTTATCAACTTGACGGCCCCGTTCGTCTCCGTGCTGCTGACTCTGGCCGGTTCCTTCCTCTACTACGGGGCTCACGAGGGATTGCCCCCCATACCACAGCACCCCGTCCAGCAGGATTACGACTTCATAGTGG TTGGTGCGGGCTCGGCTGGCTCTGTGGTGGCGTCTCGGCTGGCCCAGGCTGGCTACTCCgtgctggtgctggaggctgGAGCTCCGCCGCCCGTCGCCGCCTCCGTCCCTGGGCTGGCGCCTCTCCTGCTGGGGGAGTCTTATGATTGGAACTACGCCACGGTGCCGCAGAGAAGTGGACTCGGCGGCTTCAAGAAAAAT TCGTACAAGCTCTCTGCCGGCAAGACCTTGGGCGGCACCTCCAGCATCAACTGGCTCATGTACGTGCGAGGCAACAGGCGGGACTTCGACCAGTGGGAGACCATGGGGAACACCGGCTGGGGCTACGAGGATGTGCTCAAGTACTTCCTCAAGGCCGAGAACTACCAAGGCACCCGACACTTGGATTCAG ATTCAAACTATGGCAAGGGCGGGCCGCTCACTCTCGAGGACCTCCCGTACCTGTCCCCGGTGTCCCAAGGCATTCTGGAGGCTGGAATCGAGCTGGGCTACAACGTCGGCAACCCCAACGGAAAGGAACAGATTG GATTCGCCGTGCCCGTTGTCACCACGGAGTCGGGGTATCGCACCTCCACCGCCGACGcctacctccatccctcttccttctactacgTCAATAAACTTCACGTGCTTACTAATGCCCACGTTGTTAAG GTGCTATTCAACGACGAGAAGCGAGCCATCGGTGTGGCTTACGAGCACAAGGGCAAG TTGACGACCGTGGCTGCCAGGTCTGAGGTGATCTTGTCCGCTGGTGCGATCGGCTCTCCCAAAATTCTCATGCTGTCTGGTGTCGGGCCCGCCTACCACCTAGCGTTCCACGGG ATTCCCATCATGCACGACCTCCCCGGCGTCGGTTCAAACTTCCACGACCATGTGAGTGTGTCTGGCCTCACCTGGACCACTAGAAAGGGCACCTCGTACTCCCTCAAGTCCCTGACCAAGCCCAGCGTGCTCCTCGACTTCAAGAAAAAGAGACAAG GTCCTCTCACCACCGCCTTTGGAATCGAGGTCTTCGCCTGGACCGAGTCAGAAGGGGACCAGCCACTGTGGCCTGACCTGCAGCACCTGTTCTCTACCTTCACCCTGGCTCTGGACTACGGCTGGAAGGCTGCTTTGGTCGCTGGTTATAGGCCTGAG ATCTACGGACCTTACTTCGCTAACGTGATGGGCAAGGAGGGATACAGCGCCTACCCTGAACTCCTGAGGCCCAAGAGTCGCGGCACGGTGAGGCTCACATCGACAGACTACAAACAGCCCCCGAGAGTGGACCCCAACTACCTAAGCCACCCCGACGACATCTTGACCCTGCTTAAAG gcATCAAGTTCGTGCTGCAAGTTGGCAACACTACCGTCATGAGGGAGAACTTCGACGCCCTGTTCAACTCCAAG CCCCTACCAGGATGCGACCATCTCGAGCCATTCTCTGACGACTACTGGATCTGCTACATCAGGCACATGGCCACCACTGGTTACCACATCGCCGGTTCCTGCAAGATGGGACCCGAAACTGATACCTTTGCTGTGGTGGATCCCAGTCTCAA gGTGTACGGCGTGTCGGGGCTGCGGGTGGTGGACGCTTCCATCATGCCGGCGGTCACCTCAGGGAACACCAACGCCCCCACCATCATGATCGGCGAGAAGGCGGCGGACATGATCACCGAGGAGTGGAACGGCAAAGTGCTCCTCTCACTCCAACAATTCCTCAACGCTACGATCCCGGCATCCATTGACGCGCTGGTGGAGTAA
- the LOC126996941 gene encoding glucose dehydrogenase [FAD, quinone]-like isoform X3 — protein MGVINLTAPFVSVLLTLAGSFLYYGAHEGLPPIPQHPVQQDYDFIVVGAGSAGSVVASRLAQAGYSVLVLEAGAPPPVAASVPGLAPLLLGESYDWNYATVPQRSGLGGFKKNSYKLSAGKTLGGTSSINWLMYVRGNRRDFDQWETMGNTGWGYEDVLKYFLKAENYQGTRHLDSDSNYGKGGPLTLEDLPYLSPVSQGILEAGIELGYNVGNPNGKEQIGFAVPVVTTESGYRTSTADAYLHPSSFYYVNKLHVLTNAHVVKVLFNDEKRAIGVAYEHKGKLTTVAARSEVILSAGAIGSPKILMLSGVGPAYHLAFHGIPIMHDLPGVGSNFHDHVSVSGLTWTTRKGTSYSLKSLTKPSVLLDFKKKRQGPLTTAFGIEVFAWTESEGDQPLWPDLQHLFSTFTLALDYGWKAALVAGYRPEIYGPYFANVMGKEGYSAYPELLRPKSRGTVRLTSTDYKQPPRVDPNYLSHPDDILTLLKGIKFVLQVGNTTVMRENFDALFNSKPLPGCDHLEPFSDDYWICYIRHMATTGYHIAGSCKMGPETDTFAVVDPSLKVYGVSGLRVVDASIMPAVTSGNTNAPTIMIGEKAADMITEEWNGKVLLSLQQFLNATIPASIDALVE, from the exons ATGGGTGTTATCAACTTGACGGCCCCGTTCGTCTCCGTGCTGCTGACTCTGGCCGGTTCCTTCCTCTACTACGGGGCTCACGAGGGATTGCCCCCCATACCACAGCACCCCGTCCAGCAGGATTACGACTTCATAGTGG TTGGTGCGGGCTCGGCTGGCTCTGTGGTGGCGTCTCGGCTGGCCCAGGCTGGCTACTCCgtgctggtgctggaggctgGAGCTCCGCCGCCCGTCGCCGCCTCCGTCCCTGGGCTGGCGCCTCTCCTGCTGGGGGAGTCTTATGATTGGAACTACGCCACGGTGCCGCAGAGAAGTGGACTCGGCGGCTTCAAGAAAAAT TCGTACAAGCTCTCTGCCGGCAAGACCTTGGGCGGCACCTCCAGCATCAACTGGCTCATGTACGTGCGAGGCAACAGGCGGGACTTCGACCAGTGGGAGACCATGGGGAACACCGGCTGGGGCTACGAGGATGTGCTCAAGTACTTCCTCAAGGCCGAGAACTACCAAGGCACCCGACACTTGGATTCAG ATTCAAACTATGGCAAGGGCGGGCCGCTCACTCTCGAGGACCTCCCGTACCTGTCCCCGGTGTCCCAAGGCATTCTGGAGGCTGGAATCGAGCTGGGCTACAACGTCGGCAACCCCAACGGAAAGGAACAGATTG GATTCGCCGTGCCCGTTGTCACCACGGAGTCGGGGTATCGCACCTCCACCGCCGACGcctacctccatccctcttccttctactacgTCAATAAACTTCACGTGCTTACTAATGCCCACGTTGTTAAG GTGCTATTCAACGACGAGAAGCGAGCCATCGGTGTGGCTTACGAGCACAAGGGCAAG TTGACGACCGTGGCTGCCAGGTCTGAGGTGATCTTGTCCGCTGGTGCGATCGGCTCTCCCAAAATTCTCATGCTGTCTGGTGTCGGGCCCGCCTACCACCTAGCGTTCCACGGG ATTCCCATCATGCACGACCTCCCCGGCGTCGGTTCAAACTTCCACGACCATGTGAGTGTGTCTGGCCTCACCTGGACCACTAGAAAGGGCACCTCGTACTCCCTCAAGTCCCTGACCAAGCCCAGCGTGCTCCTCGACTTCAAGAAAAAGAGACAAG GTCCTCTCACCACCGCCTTTGGAATCGAGGTCTTCGCCTGGACCGAGTCAGAAGGGGACCAGCCACTGTGGCCTGACCTGCAGCACCTGTTCTCTACCTTCACCCTGGCTCTGGACTACGGCTGGAAGGCTGCTTTGGTCGCTGGTTATAGGCCTGAG ATCTACGGACCTTACTTCGCTAACGTGATGGGCAAGGAGGGATACAGCGCCTACCCTGAACTCCTGAGGCCCAAGAGTCGCGGCACGGTGAGGCTCACATCGACAGACTACAAACAGCCCCCGAGAGTGGACCCCAACTACCTAAGCCACCCCGACGACATCTTGACCCTGCTTAAAG gcATCAAGTTCGTGCTGCAAGTTGGCAACACTACCGTCATGAGGGAGAACTTCGACGCCCTGTTCAACTCCAAG CCCCTACCAGGATGCGACCATCTCGAGCCATTCTCTGACGACTACTGGATCTGCTACATCAGGCACATGGCCACCACTGGTTACCACATCGCCGGTTCCTGCAAGATGGGACCCGAAACTGATACCTTTGCTGTGGTGGATCCCAGTCTCAA gGTGTACGGCGTGTCGGGGCTGCGGGTGGTGGACGCTTCCATCATGCCGGCGGTCACCTCAGGGAACACCAACGCCCCCACCATCATGATCGGCGAGAAGGCGGCGGACATGATCACCGAGGAGTGGAACGGCAAAGTGCTCCTCTCACTCCAACAATTCCTCAACGCTACGATCCCGGCATCCATTGACGCGCTGGTGGAGTAA